In Cystobacter fuscus DSM 2262, the DNA window AGTTGGAATTTCGGTGACGGCAGCGGCTCGACCGCGACCAACCCCAGCCGTGTCTACGCCAGCGCCGGCAACTACGACGTCAGCCTGACCGTGACCGACAACGGCGGGGCCAGCCACACCAAGAGCCAGACCGTCTCGGTCGGCGCCGGCTACGTCAACCTGGCGCTCAACAAACCGGCGACCGGCTCCAGCGCCTGCAACAGCAGCGAAACGCCGGCCAAGGCGGTCAACGGTAGCGTCTCCGGCGGCGGCACTGACAAGTTCTGCTCGTTGACCTCTCCGTCCTGGCTTCAGGTCGATCTCGGCTCGGTACAGACGGTCCGCAGCTTCGTGGTCAAGCATGCCGGCGCGGGCGGCGAATCGAGCACCTGGAACACCAAGGCCTTCACCATCCAGACCTCCAGCAACGGCACCAGCTGGAGCACCCCGGTGACGGTGACCAACAACACCGCCAGCACCTCGACCCACTCGATCAGCGCCACCTCGGCGCGCTACATCAAGTTCAACGTGACCACCCCGACCCAGAACGGCGACCCGGCGACGCGCATCTACGAATTCGAGGTGCGCTGACCCCGCCGATTGCGTCCACCGAATCTCCGGGGGGGTGCCCCAGCGAGGCCTCGCCGCCTCGCTGGGGCCCTGGGAAAGGTGTCCCCGGTAAAGGCCGGGAAAGATGTCAGCTCTATGGGTCACTCCGTTTGTTCGTGGTGGCGCCCATGCGCTGGAACGCCGCCACCCGCTCGGAGGCATTGCGGCGGATGTTCATGTAGAAGAGCTGGAACTCCACGGGATGGTGGTTGCCCTTGCCCAGCACGTGGTCGAGCAGCCGGCTCATGAAGTCCCGTGGCAGGTCTCCGCCGACGAGGACCTCCAGCTTCCCTTCCTTGCAGTGCGCACCGGTGAGACCTGGCATCTCCTGGGGTGGGGTTGTCTCGAGGAACACGGCTCCTTCATTTCGCTCCCGTGGGGCCGGTTCCGTGTCGTGCCGCCAGGTCAGGGGATTCACGCAGAGGGAGGGGTCCCCCGTGGACGCCGTGTCCGTGACGGAATCCCGTACCTGGATCCGCTCCGTATAGCCGGCACTGCGTGCGTTCCAGCTGATGAGACATCCGGTCTGCTCGGGTGACGCGCAGAAGGGAATGTCGGGAAGACTCCGCCGGAGTGCACCCTCCGGCAGCGGAATCCCAATGAGATACGCGGCGACGAGCTGGTGTCGGAGTGGCGTCCCGCTCACGGCCTCACGCAGGAGGCGTCTGGCATGGACGGTTCCCTGGCTGTGTGCCGCGAGGATGAAGGGCCGTCCGTGATTGTATCGCTCCCGCCAGTAGCGGAACGCCGCGGCGACGTCCTGGTAGGCGAGGTCCACCGCGGCCTGTCCCTCGTCGCTCCGCCTGGTGAAGGCGGTCAGGTTCGCCTGCCGGTAGCGAGGCGCGTAGATGGCGCAACAGGCGTTGAAGGCGCTTGCTTGAATGAGTGTCGCCACCCGATCGGTCGCCGTGTTGAGGGCGACATCATCGACAGGGCCATTCCACTCGCCACCGACATACGTGGTGGGATGGATGTAGAAGACATCCACGGGGGCCTGGGATTGCTCGATGCCCGGGCTCGACGGGAGCACCGTGTCCGCGAGGTCATGGAGTTCGGGAAGCGCGCTCCAGGCGGAGGGCAGGGTGTAATCGGGCGGCGCGGGGGGATGCGCCTCGTTGAAGGGCGTCCTGGGGGTGACCGACCACAGGAAGATGGACGCGAAGTTCATCACCAACAGCACCCCCAACAGGGTGCACGCCGAGAGCGTGGCGGTGATGGCACGCCGGAACTTGTTCCGCATCCTGGGACGATAAGGAGGCCGAGCGGAACCTGTCAAAGCCGCCAGCCCCTTCTGCTTGCAGCCGACAGCGGATGGACGTGTCGTGGAGTGCCGCGGGCGGGATTCGAACCCGCACCTTCTGCGTTCTGAACGCAGTGCCTCTACCCATTGGGCTACCGCGGCGTGTGTTTGGACTGCGAGTGCCGGAGGCGGGATTCGAACCCGCAACCACCAGACTCTCGATCTGGGGCCTCTACCAGGTTGGGCTACTCCGGCATGGAGCACTGTTGCGACGATGAACAATCCAATCGCATCCAGGAGCTTGTGCTGCGAGGGTTGGACCCGGAAAAGCAAGAGGCCGGTCCCTTTCGGGATCCCGGCCCCTTGAGTCCCGTGCCTCGTCGTGAGACGAGGACGCGGAGGGTTCAGGATCCGGGGAGTGGGTCGTCCAGCGACACCAGGCCGCCGAGCAGGAGGTCCAGAGCGGAATCCAGACCGGTACGCGAGAGCGCGTCGATGCCAGTGTCAGTGTTGTCGTGGGACTCGAGGTTCATCGGGCTCTGCTTCGTCACCGGGGTCATGGTCACCGCTCCTTTCAGCGAGGAAAGACGCGGCCCGAATTCGTTCCTGACAACTCCTCCGCACCGCGCGGGAGTAATGGTCGATGCCTCCGCGCAGCGGCGTCCTACCAGGTGTAGGCACCCGAGGAGGAGATGATCGCGGCGGGGGACGCGAAGGTCACGCCGTTCCAGCTCGGTCTGGCCCCATTGAGCCCGACCAGGAAGGTCCGCTCATCCCCCGGCGTGCCGAAGCTCACGGTCACTCCGTAGGTCCCCGCCGACGTGGCCGCCCGGGTGATGGTGGGCAGGCGCGGCGCGCTCGACGCTGGCGCCGCGGCCAGCACGTACGCCATGCGCGCATCTCCCGTCGTGGTGAGATCGAACCGCGCGGTGGGGATCGGCCACTTCTTCCAGGTCGTGTCCTTCTCGAAGCGCCAGCCGGAGATCGTGGGGGTCTCCTGTCCCTTGACGACGGAGAGGGTTTGCCCCGAGTTCCGCAGCGGCGTGATCGTGAGCGAGGGCCGGGTCGTCGTCGAGACGGCCCTCGTGAAGGGATCCACCTCGCCCGCGTTGATCTGTACGGTGAGCCGCTGGGTGGCCGCGTCCACGACCGCCGTATCGTCATTGAGATGGAAGAGTCCCGTGTAGGTGTGGGCGCCGCCATCCAGGACCCTGAAGTCGTCAATCACTACCCACCCGTCCGGCTTCACGAAGAAGACGTGGCGGGTGGTCACCGCGGGCTTCAGCCGGTTGGGGCCCCAGCCCTCCGGGGCCTCGGCACCGTAGGAGCCCGCCGCGTAGTCGTAGAGCGCGGAGGTGCGCCAGACGACCGGCGCCGCGATGCGATCCTCGGTGGCGTTCTGCGCCGCGCGGTTCTGGTTCAGTCCATCGATGATGGGCTGGCTCTGCGCGAACGAGGAGAGTGAATAGGCGCGGTAGGGGGAGGCATCATAGTCATACGTCCCGGTATCCAGGATGTGCCGCTGCCCGTAGCCGTCGACGCTCAGGCCCAGCTTGTCCTCGTTCTGGTGCCCGGAACCGTAGGGGCCGGCCTCCAGGAGGGCCCAGGAGTCGCTCGGGCCCCAACCGGAGCGCATGACCGCCTGCCCCGCGTTGGTGAAGAGGTGGGACGTGTGCGCCGGCATCACTCCCGCGGTGCCGTTGGTCGCCATCCAGCGGAAGTCCGTGCGTGCCGGGAAGCTGGCGTAGCCGTTGGCCAGCCGGCCCGTCACGGTGAGCGGCCAGGAGTCATTGAGCACCGGCACGCCGCGGTTCGGCTCCGACAGCCACATCAGGTACGCGTACATTCCCTCCAGCCTGGCGTCGAAGACGGGCGAGGTCGGGACCGAGTTCAGCACGGCCAACGACTTGATTCCCTCCACATCGGCGATGACCCCATTGTGGTAGCCCGGTGTCAGCTCCACTTCCGCGCCATCGGGGAAGACGTCGTTCGTCAGCATCGTCTCCACCCGGGAGATCGCCAGCGTCCGCCAGGTCTCCGCCTCGCTGAACTCCGGGAAGATCGTCCCCATCGTGAAGAGCCCATGCTGCTCGATGGCCACCCAGTTTCCCGCGCCCGCCGTGTAGGCCTGCAGGTGTCTGGCCTGCATGTAGAACGACTTCAGCCACAGGATCAGCAGCTCGTCCGTGAGGGCCGGCGCGTTGAGGACGCGGAAGAAAGCGCTCGGCCACACTCCACCCAGCCGGATCCCCACCTCGATGGTGCGCCAGCGCGACCCGGCCTGCCCATTGGAGGAGGTGGCTGGCGCGGGGCTGTGCGTGATCCAATCCTTCAGCTCGAAGAGCAGCTCCTTCAGGTAGGCCTCGTTGGCCGAGGGATTGTTCTTGTAGGCCTGCGCCAGATCATCCCACCAGGCATGCCGGTTGAGCTGCCACGGCCACTCGTTGTTCACCGGGCTGGTGGGATTGTAGGACCAGTTGATCGCCGTCACCGGCTCCGGTTCGAAGTCGTAGGTCGTCCCCACCACGGTGTAGCGGTGCGCCAGCGCGTCGTTGATCTGCGTGGTGTTGGGGGTGAGGTTCGAGAGTGGGAAGATGGGGGTCGTCCGCGCGCGGAAGTAGGCCGCCAGCGAGGCGCGCGCCGCCGTGTAGTTGCCCGCCCTCACCGCCGTCCGCACCGCGTCCAGCCCCGGCCGGCCGAGATCCAGCTTCGAGAAGAAGAGCGCATCACTGGGCAGCGTCACGGCGGTGTTGTCCGCGAGGGTCACCGTGGCCGAGCGGGTTTGAAGGATCGCGCCCGGGACCTGTCCCAGGGTGACGTTCACCGTCTCGTTGCCCTCGGCGATCCAGTCCTCCAGCGGCGTCACGGTCAGGGTGGCGGAGCCCACCCCCGCCGCGAAGCTCACCGTGCCGCTCAATGGCTGGTAGTCACCGCCGCCGGTCGCCGTGCCGCTCACCGTATAGGGAACGCTCGAGGCGGTGCTCGTGTCCGTGCGGGTCACCGTCAGGACGCCGGGCGACAATCCCACCTCCGAGGCATTTGCCTGCGTCGCCGTGATGTCGAGCAGGTTCTGCCTGCTGGTCGTCACCACCACGTTGTCCAGGAGGAGCGTGGGGTAGTAGTCGGTGCCACCAAAGCCGAGGGCGAACCCATCGAAGACATAGGTGAGCACCGGCGCCGCATGCACTCCACTGGCGAGGCCCAGGTTGTCGAGCCGCGCCTGGACCAGGAGCGCTCCCGTGGTCAGTCGCGTGACCTGGAGGAACGCCGAGTGCTTCTTCGTCCCGCTCGCGACGGAGTCCCCCGCTGTCCCGAAGCCAATGCGGGCGCCCGCGCCGCTTCCGCCGAGGACATCATCCCCGGCGCCCTCGTAGGCGACCCCTGTCCCGGTGCCACTGTTGCCGCCAGCGTTCGTGCTGAAGCCGTAATTCTTGTCGTCCGAGCGGGAGCCGCCGTCCGCTGTCTGGCGCGTCCCGCCCGAGGAGAGCAGCCCCACGCGCAGGCCTCCGCCAGAACTCCCGGGAGCCACCGGGAAGCGGTAGTCGAACGTGACGGTGATCGTGTCGCCCGCCACCGCCAGCGTCTGCGGAGAGAAGAAGGTCAGCAGCTTGTGGAATCCGGAGGTCGGCGCCAGCCGGAGCGCGTTCCCGGATCCAAGGCCTCCGGCGTCATTCACGACCGAGAGTTCCGGGGTGGTACTGTCGTAATACCAGACGCCCCCCTGGGTGTCGCCTCCGCTGGTGTTCGAGCGGCTTCCGTCCGTGAACGGCTCATTCAGCACCACGCCCGCCCGCGCCGTCACTCCGAAGGCGAAGACAGACACCGCTGCCAGATTGGACAACCAGGAATATTTGGCCATGCATTCCAGTAGCTGTCCATCCCCTGCTTGTCAATCCGAGACGGGCTTCTCCGTTACGGCAGGGCGTAGCCCAGGAGCTGCTCGCGGATCTGTCCCTCGCAGGAGGAAGCGGGGGAGATGAAGTGATCCTGTCCGGTGGAGCCGATGCGGCAGCGGTAGAGCGGAACGCTGCCCGGGACTTGGGCCGTGTGGATGTAGCCCACGGGGCCGAGCGGCTGGAGTCCCTCGCAGTTCACATCTGGCGACAGCAGGTTGTGATTGCCCACGCGGCACTCGTAGAGCATGCGCGTGCCCGGCTGGGGATCGCGCCACAGGTGCCACGAGGACTCGGCGGCGAAGCCCGGGGGCAACAGGCGCGAGGTGGCCCAGTGGCCCCGGCTCTGGAGGTAGCCCCGTTGCAGGCGCGTGTAGGGCAGGTGCTCGAAGCCACAGGACAGCCGGGGCGGAGAGAGATCGTTCCGGTTGGCCAGCGCCCAGGTGCTCCACGCCGGCTTGGCGCTGCCGTCCGTGCGGCGCAG includes these proteins:
- a CDS encoding DUF3089 domain-containing protein; this encodes MRNKFRRAITATLSACTLLGVLLVMNFASIFLWSVTPRTPFNEAHPPAPPDYTLPSAWSALPELHDLADTVLPSSPGIEQSQAPVDVFYIHPTTYVGGEWNGPVDDVALNTATDRVATLIQASAFNACCAIYAPRYRQANLTAFTRRSDEGQAAVDLAYQDVAAAFRYWRERYNHGRPFILAAHSQGTVHARRLLREAVSGTPLRHQLVAAYLIGIPLPEGALRRSLPDIPFCASPEQTGCLISWNARSAGYTERIQVRDSVTDTASTGDPSLCVNPLTWRHDTEPAPRERNEGAVFLETTPPQEMPGLTGAHCKEGKLEVLVGGDLPRDFMSRLLDHVLGKGNHHPVEFQLFYMNIRRNASERVAAFQRMGATTNKRSDP
- a CDS encoding heparinase II/III family protein: MAKYSWLSNLAAVSVFAFGVTARAGVVLNEPFTDGSRSNTSGGDTQGGVWYYDSTTPELSVVNDAGGLGSGNALRLAPTSGFHKLLTFFSPQTLAVAGDTITVTFDYRFPVAPGSSGGGLRVGLLSSGGTRQTADGGSRSDDKNYGFSTNAGGNSGTGTGVAYEGAGDDVLGGSGAGARIGFGTAGDSVASGTKKHSAFLQVTRLTTGALLVQARLDNLGLASGVHAAPVLTYVFDGFALGFGGTDYYPTLLLDNVVVTTSRQNLLDITATQANASEVGLSPGVLTVTRTDTSTASSVPYTVSGTATGGGDYQPLSGTVSFAAGVGSATLTVTPLEDWIAEGNETVNVTLGQVPGAILQTRSATVTLADNTAVTLPSDALFFSKLDLGRPGLDAVRTAVRAGNYTAARASLAAYFRARTTPIFPLSNLTPNTTQINDALAHRYTVVGTTYDFEPEPVTAINWSYNPTSPVNNEWPWQLNRHAWWDDLAQAYKNNPSANEAYLKELLFELKDWITHSPAPATSSNGQAGSRWRTIEVGIRLGGVWPSAFFRVLNAPALTDELLILWLKSFYMQARHLQAYTAGAGNWVAIEQHGLFTMGTIFPEFSEAETWRTLAISRVETMLTNDVFPDGAEVELTPGYHNGVIADVEGIKSLAVLNSVPTSPVFDARLEGMYAYLMWLSEPNRGVPVLNDSWPLTVTGRLANGYASFPARTDFRWMATNGTAGVMPAHTSHLFTNAGQAVMRSGWGPSDSWALLEAGPYGSGHQNEDKLGLSVDGYGQRHILDTGTYDYDASPYRAYSLSSFAQSQPIIDGLNQNRAAQNATEDRIAAPVVWRTSALYDYAAGSYGAEAPEGWGPNRLKPAVTTRHVFFVKPDGWVVIDDFRVLDGGAHTYTGLFHLNDDTAVVDAATQRLTVQINAGEVDPFTRAVSTTTRPSLTITPLRNSGQTLSVVKGQETPTISGWRFEKDTTWKKWPIPTARFDLTTTGDARMAYVLAAAPASSAPRLPTITRAATSAGTYGVTVSFGTPGDERTFLVGLNGARPSWNGVTFASPAAIISSSGAYTW